In a genomic window of Fusobacterium perfoetens ATCC 29250:
- a CDS encoding GntR family transcriptional regulator, producing the protein MIIERNKSMREKVYDVLKEMIIDGKIPQGERIIETEYSKIFQISRTPIREALRMLELEGLVVSNSTGGVIVKKTTKEELIEIYKIRIALEGIILEEVIKKATEKEIKLIEEILKKTEKKLKENDLEEIFSLFSQFNIELYEIAKVPRVMGMINNINLYLKRFRRLAIDENIRKIEAFNDHVKILDCIKNRDLAKALKINRKHLERSMDFMIPKFEEK; encoded by the coding sequence ATGATAATAGAAAGAAATAAATCTATGAGAGAAAAAGTTTATGATGTATTAAAAGAAATGATTATAGATGGTAAAATTCCTCAAGGAGAAAGAATTATAGAAACTGAATATTCTAAAATATTCCAAATAAGTAGAACTCCTATAAGAGAAGCTCTAAGAATGCTAGAGTTAGAAGGACTTGTCGTTTCTAATTCTACAGGGGGAGTTATCGTAAAAAAAACTACTAAAGAAGAACTTATTGAAATATATAAAATAAGAATAGCTTTAGAAGGAATTATTTTAGAAGAAGTTATAAAAAAAGCTACTGAAAAAGAAATAAAACTTATTGAAGAAATTTTAAAAAAAACTGAAAAAAAGTTAAAAGAAAATGATTTAGAAGAAATTTTTTCTCTTTTTTCTCAATTCAATATAGAGTTATATGAAATTGCCAAAGTTCCTAGAGTAATGGGTATGATTAATAATATAAATCTTTATCTTAAAAGATTTAGAAGATTAGCTATAGATGAGAATATTAGAAAAATTGAAGCTTTTAATGACCATGTTAAAATTTTAGATTGTATCAAAAATAGAGATTTAGCTAAAGCATTAAAAATTAATAGAAAACATCTTGAAAGATCAATGGATTTTATGATTCCAAAATTTGAAGAAAAATAG